One stretch of Chloroflexota bacterium DNA includes these proteins:
- a CDS encoding DUF2905 domain-containing protein, with protein MPGAIAIQGDGYACLFPLATSLIASVLLTVIVNVRIRWLNR; from the coding sequence CTGCCGGGCGCCATCGCCATCCAGGGCGATGGCTACGCGTGCCTGTTCCCGCTGGCGACCAGCCTGATCGCGAGCGTCCTGCTGACCGTTATCGTAAACGTACGTATTCGTTGGCTGAACCGCTAA
- a CDS encoding restriction endonuclease, which yields MPQLTIKSLIHQAKRFSELESKHLERSLFGVTDGKAVGTYLEHKFRSFLKAQYNFREGNTANGVDFPGLSVDMKVTSIRQPQSSCPFRSAREKIYGLDYALLVFVYDKHDYTKQRASQLNIAQAIFVNAERTGDYQTTRGILQLLHNDGNRDDLIAFFDERHLPIDDIQAEVLAAEILQNPPVQGFLTISNALQWRLQYGRALEMAGREDGVVSIYRAPA from the coding sequence ATGCCTCAGCTAACTATCAAGTCGCTCATACACCAAGCCAAGCGCTTCTCTGAACTTGAATCCAAGCATCTGGAACGATCGCTATTTGGTGTGACAGATGGGAAGGCGGTCGGCACATACCTGGAGCACAAGTTTCGCAGTTTCTTGAAGGCCCAATATAACTTTCGAGAGGGCAATACAGCAAACGGTGTGGACTTCCCAGGTCTTTCGGTTGACATGAAGGTCACGAGCATTCGGCAACCGCAATCTTCGTGCCCCTTCCGTTCGGCGCGTGAGAAAATATACGGGCTTGACTACGCGCTACTTGTATTTGTCTATGACAAACACGACTATACTAAGCAACGTGCCTCACAGTTGAATATCGCTCAGGCGATCTTCGTGAACGCGGAGAGAACCGGAGACTACCAGACTACGCGCGGCATTCTGCAACTCCTGCACAACGACGGCAATCGAGACGATCTGATCGCGTTTTTCGATGAGCGCCATCTTCCCATCGATGACATTCAAGCTGAAGTGCTGGCAGCGGAGATATTGCAGAACCCGCCCGTGCAGGGTTTTCTGACCATTTCAAATGCTTTGCAATGGAGGCTGCAGTACGGTCGAGCACTTGAAATGGCAGGGCGCGAAGACGGAGTTGTTTCCATCTATCGGGCGCCAGCATGA
- a CDS encoding SAM-dependent methyltransferase: MRTIARKAKIEYGDFQTPPELASAICRKLVTLGISPQTIVEPTCGVGAFVEASARSFPSACRILGFDVNEDYLRSLSHRLQYLPYSDRILIQRANFFEFDWQDLLQQANDPILVIGNFPWVTNAQVGALGGANLPPKDNFVGASGLEAMTGASNFDISEWMLVKMATWLASHNGCLAMLCKTAVARKTMKHLHTMRIGWSRAAIFGIDAKRSFGVSVDACLLFAEFDPDRLLDDYQVYDSLEAERSSWVGHRNGVTVRDLNVFEHHKQLRGKNPLPWRSGIKHDCASVLELRESNGLLVNGLGEILDIEPLLLYPLQKGADLANNRALASKRFLLMPQQDVGEDTHRIQQIAPKTWKYLEAHSSYFDNRKSRVYKPGIRFSIFGVGPYAFAPYKVAICSLYKKLEFRLVEPMHGKPVVFDDTVYYLSFASRTEAEQAIFLLSSTIAQEFLSSLIFWDDKRPIKTKILNCLDLAKVEAALALA; this comes from the coding sequence ATGAGGACGATAGCTCGAAAAGCCAAGATCGAATACGGCGATTTCCAGACTCCTCCGGAACTTGCATCCGCTATTTGTCGGAAGCTGGTTACTCTCGGTATTTCACCGCAAACCATTGTGGAACCCACGTGCGGCGTGGGTGCATTTGTAGAGGCGTCCGCGCGCTCATTCCCATCAGCGTGTCGCATTTTGGGTTTTGACGTAAACGAAGACTATTTGCGTTCGCTTTCCCACAGACTCCAATACCTGCCGTACTCCGATAGAATTTTGATCCAACGGGCAAACTTCTTCGAATTCGATTGGCAGGACTTGTTGCAGCAAGCCAATGACCCCATCCTGGTGATCGGTAACTTCCCCTGGGTCACTAACGCACAGGTCGGTGCACTGGGCGGCGCCAACCTGCCTCCGAAGGACAACTTCGTCGGAGCCTCCGGTCTCGAAGCGATGACGGGCGCCAGTAACTTCGATATCTCGGAATGGATGCTTGTGAAAATGGCGACATGGTTAGCGTCGCATAACGGTTGCTTGGCCATGCTCTGTAAAACGGCCGTTGCGCGAAAAACCATGAAGCATCTGCATACCATGCGCATTGGTTGGTCGCGGGCAGCGATCTTCGGTATTGATGCCAAGCGGAGTTTCGGCGTATCGGTTGACGCTTGTCTTCTTTTTGCAGAATTTGACCCGGATCGTTTACTCGATGATTACCAAGTCTATGACTCACTAGAAGCCGAGCGATCAAGTTGGGTAGGACATCGCAATGGCGTAACGGTGCGAGACCTGAATGTTTTTGAGCACCACAAACAATTGCGCGGGAAGAACCCTCTCCCGTGGCGGTCTGGCATCAAGCACGATTGCGCCAGTGTCCTGGAACTGCGCGAGAGCAACGGGTTGCTAGTGAATGGATTGGGCGAAATCCTTGACATTGAGCCGCTCCTGCTCTACCCCCTCCAGAAAGGGGCTGATCTAGCCAATAACCGTGCTTTAGCGAGCAAACGCTTCTTGCTTATGCCTCAGCAGGACGTAGGCGAGGACACGCACCGTATTCAGCAAATAGCTCCCAAAACATGGAAATATCTTGAAGCGCACTCGTCCTATTTCGACAACCGCAAGAGCCGCGTCTATAAGCCGGGTATTCGTTTCTCCATATTTGGTGTAGGACCGTACGCGTTTGCGCCTTACAAAGTTGCCATTTGTAGTCTATACAAGAAGTTGGAATTTCGACTAGTAGAGCCTATGCATGGCAAACCGGTCGTCTTTGACGACACAGTGTATTATCTGAGTTTTGCGTCAAGAACTGAAGCCGAGCAGGCGATCTTCTTACTAAGCTCGACAATTGCACAGGAGTTTCTATCTAGCTTGATCTTCTGGGATGACAAGCGTCCTATCAAGACCAAGATTCTCAACTGTTTGGATTTGGCAAAGGTTGAAGCCGCGCTGGCTCTCGCCTGA
- a CDS encoding purine-nucleoside phosphorylase has translation MDTTASAEYIRNCTAQRPRIAVVTGSGLDALASMLNHAEVIRFGEIPSFPQATVEGHKGEFCFGTLAGKPIVVARGRVHYYEGYSPKQVTHYVRVLKLLGVETLILTNAAGGLNMNYRAGDIMLISDHLNFVGMAGHNPLFGPNDASYGPRFPSMNPAYDPALRAMAKSVAAAQGLTLREGIYAAVAGPSFETAAELRMLAQLGGDAVGMSTANETVVAVHAGLKVLGLSLISNMATGEPAGERFTAEELHHEVLDAGTQAAPRMIALIKGVIERL, from the coding sequence ATGGACACCACGGCTTCAGCCGAGTATATCCGCAACTGCACCGCGCAGCGCCCCCGGATCGCCGTCGTCACCGGCTCCGGGCTTGACGCGCTGGCCAGCATGCTGAACCACGCCGAGGTGATCCGGTTCGGGGAGATCCCGAGCTTCCCGCAGGCGACAGTCGAGGGACACAAAGGCGAGTTCTGCTTTGGGACGCTGGCCGGCAAGCCGATCGTCGTCGCGCGCGGGCGGGTACATTACTACGAGGGCTACTCCCCGAAACAGGTGACGCATTACGTGCGCGTGCTGAAACTGCTCGGCGTCGAGACGCTGATCCTGACCAATGCGGCGGGCGGTCTGAACATGAACTACCGCGCCGGCGACATCATGCTGATCAGCGACCACCTCAACTTCGTCGGCATGGCGGGTCACAACCCGCTGTTTGGCCCCAACGATGCGTCTTATGGGCCGCGCTTCCCTTCGATGAACCCGGCGTACGATCCGGCCCTGCGCGCAATGGCGAAGTCGGTTGCGGCGGCGCAGGGGCTGACCCTGCGCGAAGGCATATACGCGGCCGTGGCCGGGCCGTCGTTCGAGACGGCGGCCGAGTTGCGCATGCTGGCGCAACTCGGCGGCGACGCGGTCGGCATGTCCACCGCCAACGAGACGGTGGTGGCGGTTCACGCAGGGCTGAAGGTGCTCGGCCTGTCGCTGATCAGCAACATGGCGACCGGCGAGCCGGCCGGCGAGCGCTTCACCGCCGAGGAACTGCACCACGAGGTGCTCGACGCCGGCACGCAGGCCGCGCCGCGCATGATCGCGCTGATCAAAGGCGTGATCGAGCGGCTGTGA
- the xerD gene encoding site-specific tyrosine recombinase XerD, giving the protein MHEQIQAFLRFITVEKGYAQNTLSAYQNDLNQMAAYLSAKSPEMTWAMVTREDVSEYIAHMKSLTYSSSTVARKLAALKSFFHFMTVERLIAENPAAMLDSPKTRKYLPKALSTEDVDRLLAEPAKDNSPKGQRDRAIMEALYATGMRVTELISLNVDDVTLTEGTIRCMGKGAKERIVPLYPRAIEALLNYVQGGRLQLLKSPTPEPALFLNQRGERLTRQGLWLIIKEYAKRVGITFEVTPHTLRHSFATHMLSGGADLRNVQALLGHANVGTTQVYTHVSNERLREVYNTAHPRAK; this is encoded by the coding sequence ATGCACGAGCAAATTCAAGCTTTCCTGCGTTTCATCACCGTCGAAAAGGGCTATGCCCAGAACACGCTCTCGGCGTACCAGAACGACCTGAACCAGATGGCGGCCTATCTGTCGGCCAAAAGCCCGGAGATGACGTGGGCGATGGTGACCCGCGAGGACGTCAGCGAGTATATCGCGCACATGAAGTCGCTGACCTACTCGTCGTCCACCGTGGCGCGCAAGCTGGCGGCGCTGAAGTCGTTCTTTCACTTTATGACCGTCGAGCGGTTGATCGCCGAGAACCCGGCGGCGATGCTCGACTCGCCCAAGACGCGCAAGTACCTGCCGAAGGCGCTCTCGACGGAGGACGTGGACCGGCTGCTGGCGGAGCCGGCCAAGGACAACAGCCCCAAGGGCCAGCGCGACCGCGCCATTATGGAGGCGCTGTACGCCACCGGCATGCGCGTGACCGAGCTGATCAGCCTCAATGTGGATGATGTGACCCTGACCGAGGGGACGATCCGCTGCATGGGCAAGGGCGCGAAGGAGCGCATCGTGCCGCTTTACCCGCGCGCCATCGAAGCGCTGCTGAACTATGTGCAGGGCGGGCGCCTGCAGTTGCTGAAGTCTCCGACGCCGGAACCGGCGCTGTTCCTGAACCAGCGCGGCGAGCGGCTGACGCGGCAGGGCCTCTGGCTGATTATCAAAGAGTACGCCAAGCGCGTCGGCATTACCTTCGAGGTGACGCCGCACACCCTGCGCCACTCGTTCGCGACCCACATGCTGAGCGGCGGCGCCGATCTGCGCAACGTGCAGGCGCTGCTGGGGCACGCCAACGTCGGGACAACCCAGGTCTACACGCACGTGTCGAACGAGCGGCTGCGCGAGGTGTATAACACCGCGCATCCGCGCGCGAAGTAG
- a CDS encoding YnfA family protein, whose amino-acid sequence MEIARSLAYFVAAGLCEIGGGYLIWLWLREGRSVWHGVLGALVLVVYGIVPTFQPAHFSRVYAAYGGIFVVLSILWGWAIDKQAPDRFDLLGSLVALVGVAIIMYAPRST is encoded by the coding sequence ATGGAAATAGCCCGCTCGCTGGCCTATTTCGTTGCCGCCGGGCTGTGCGAGATCGGCGGCGGCTACCTGATCTGGCTCTGGCTGCGCGAGGGGCGCAGCGTGTGGCACGGCGTATTGGGGGCGCTGGTGCTGGTCGTGTACGGCATCGTGCCGACGTTCCAACCGGCGCATTTCAGCCGCGTCTATGCCGCGTATGGCGGCATCTTCGTCGTGCTGTCGATCCTGTGGGGTTGGGCGATCGACAAGCAGGCGCCCGACCGGTTCGACCTGCTCGGCTCACTGGTGGCGCTGGTTGGCGTTGCGATCATCATGTACGCGCCGCGCAGCACATAG